The Saccharopolyspora gloriosae genome has a segment encoding these proteins:
- a CDS encoding AAA domain-containing protein, protein MEDRELFEGQPVYRADRVREAKENILGSETSPLSERSIGELRNWLGLALDTPWEESTAGVREVLPGTPTFSASAALILRPRNKVLLAEAYRRIGEMLRSPDCPVPVGLAQLVVDTERGQRADWLGSQGATSGDLLGADPLFPLPANAEQSRVIELLRSETGVVVQGPPGTGKTHTIANLISALLARGQRVLVTSQKDQALRVLRDKIPDELRKLCVLLTGGSKDAAVEVRQSLDALAQAVALNDLPSLKRRTEALDKERKGLLAASNRLNIEVGRARTVELDEHPAVVPGYREDMYYGTLADIVREVVAGAQEHDWIPPVPDSAQDVPPLPASELAELARLLAQRGERPDRLDQQIPDAADLPSAQELADLVRAEQQAQQEAGRTVGATAQALAGLPEQQLALLRDLGDRAEPILARYGPTQPAGQEWVARALADRLAGRHQGLWAELLAVREEPARLQRHSRELGPTVDKPAIGPDNLGTARGWLRSGQALLEHLRGGGSLRRFFPPAPQKDAQELLDIVRVDGRSPQNADDLAAVLESIEAETAAAQLAAKWRQVGVTIEVGDVRRTLSELADNAAALDAVDDLGGLHRQIAATLAAERVALDTSTVSNFAEVLRAIPAAEQQCTWERARDSVVRLHELVRNMTHQLSACPELEPLRAAVNDRDVTAFAAGLRALDSARAEQQEQLHRESLVRTMTQVHPELMRRWQDTGTDPSWQERDVRAAWAWSRARRFVQGHRTAGHERELLTEYERVEQRLRQVTEQLATAEATWQCVDRMSDDHSRALHTYQAHINKIGAGTGKKTKEFRRAARRAMDKAQDAVPAWVVPLPNLLENIEPVRDRFDVVIVDEASQVGIEHLYLLWMAPRVIVVGDEKQCTPGTGQMGKLDRVFAEAESHLAEIDEDVRRIFTPKSHLYEVLSSRSGKDGLVRLREHFRCVPEIITWSSRQFYQDGSGGSGLVPLRERTGDQLEPLKVTIVEDAFTEGREARLRNEKEADDIVEALAKCLKDPAYDGMSFGVVVLRGSAKAHLQLLELLISRRISPEDRQERKIRVGTAPDFQGDERDVIFLSLVVAQSPKLTGGESVRQSFNVAASRAKDQMWLFSSLPLDQFNPQDLRASLLDYMQDPPPVFGNSPELGNVPEDQPAEGFDSLFEQRVFRELKQRGYHVVPQYPVGSRRLDLVVVGDGGRIAVECDGHHWHAGLDNERNDAQRDRELARMKWTTVRIRESEFELSRQRELAPLLETLHSKNIQPGYLGEHTRETEWAPVTTPESDELEEQQ, encoded by the coding sequence TTGGAGGACCGCGAGCTGTTCGAGGGGCAACCGGTCTACCGGGCCGATCGCGTGCGGGAGGCGAAGGAGAACATCCTCGGTTCAGAAACGTCGCCGCTGTCGGAACGGTCGATCGGCGAGCTGCGGAATTGGCTCGGCCTCGCGTTGGACACGCCCTGGGAGGAAAGCACCGCGGGCGTCCGGGAAGTGCTGCCGGGAACTCCGACGTTCAGCGCCTCGGCGGCGCTGATTCTGCGGCCCAGGAACAAAGTTCTGCTGGCAGAGGCTTATCGCCGGATCGGGGAAATGCTGCGTTCCCCGGACTGTCCCGTTCCGGTGGGCCTGGCCCAGCTCGTCGTGGACACCGAACGCGGACAGCGCGCGGACTGGCTCGGCTCGCAAGGCGCCACCAGCGGTGATCTGCTCGGCGCCGATCCGCTGTTCCCGCTGCCCGCGAACGCGGAGCAGAGCCGGGTGATCGAACTGCTGCGCTCCGAGACCGGAGTCGTCGTGCAGGGGCCGCCCGGAACCGGGAAGACCCACACCATCGCCAACCTGATCTCGGCGCTGCTCGCCCGGGGACAGCGGGTTCTGGTGACGAGCCAGAAGGACCAGGCGCTGCGGGTTCTGCGGGACAAGATCCCGGACGAGCTGCGGAAGCTGTGCGTGCTGCTGACCGGCGGCAGCAAGGACGCGGCGGTCGAAGTGCGGCAGAGCCTCGACGCTCTCGCGCAGGCGGTGGCGCTCAACGACCTGCCGAGCCTGAAGCGCCGCACCGAAGCCCTCGACAAGGAACGCAAGGGACTGCTCGCCGCGAGCAACCGGCTCAACATCGAAGTCGGCCGTGCCCGGACCGTGGAACTCGACGAGCATCCCGCCGTCGTACCCGGCTACCGGGAGGACATGTACTACGGCACGCTGGCCGACATCGTGCGCGAGGTCGTGGCGGGCGCGCAGGAGCACGACTGGATCCCGCCCGTGCCGGACTCCGCGCAGGACGTTCCGCCGCTGCCCGCGAGCGAACTGGCCGAACTCGCCCGCCTGCTGGCGCAGCGCGGCGAACGTCCGGACCGCCTCGATCAGCAGATCCCGGACGCTGCGGACCTGCCCAGTGCGCAGGAGCTCGCGGACCTGGTGCGCGCCGAACAGCAGGCGCAGCAGGAAGCGGGCCGCACGGTCGGGGCCACCGCCCAAGCCCTCGCCGGCCTCCCCGAACAACAGCTGGCGCTGCTGCGCGACCTGGGCGATCGAGCGGAGCCGATCCTGGCGCGGTACGGGCCGACGCAGCCCGCCGGGCAGGAATGGGTCGCGCGAGCACTGGCCGATCGGCTCGCCGGCCGCCATCAGGGGTTGTGGGCCGAGCTGCTGGCGGTGCGCGAAGAACCAGCGCGCCTGCAGCGGCACTCGCGGGAACTCGGCCCCACGGTGGACAAACCGGCGATCGGCCCGGACAACTTGGGGACGGCCCGCGGCTGGCTGCGCAGCGGCCAGGCCCTGCTGGAGCACCTGCGCGGGGGCGGCTCGCTGCGGCGGTTCTTCCCGCCGGCGCCGCAGAAGGACGCGCAGGAACTGCTGGACATCGTTCGGGTGGACGGGCGTTCCCCGCAGAACGCCGATGACCTGGCGGCGGTCCTGGAGAGCATCGAAGCCGAGACCGCCGCGGCGCAACTGGCGGCCAAGTGGCGTCAGGTCGGCGTGACCATCGAAGTCGGTGACGTCAGACGAACCCTCTCCGAGCTCGCCGACAACGCCGCCGCGCTGGACGCCGTCGACGACCTCGGCGGACTGCACCGCCAGATCGCCGCGACGCTCGCCGCCGAACGCGTCGCACTGGACACCTCGACGGTGTCGAACTTCGCCGAAGTGCTCCGCGCCATCCCCGCCGCCGAGCAGCAGTGCACGTGGGAACGCGCCCGCGACAGCGTCGTCCGGCTGCACGAGCTGGTGCGGAACATGACCCACCAACTCTCCGCCTGCCCCGAGCTGGAGCCGTTGCGCGCCGCCGTGAACGACCGCGACGTCACCGCCTTCGCCGCAGGACTGCGCGCACTCGACTCGGCCCGCGCCGAGCAACAGGAGCAGCTCCACCGGGAAAGCCTGGTCCGCACGATGACCCAGGTGCACCCCGAGCTGATGCGGCGGTGGCAGGACACCGGCACCGACCCGAGCTGGCAGGAGCGCGACGTCCGGGCCGCATGGGCGTGGTCCCGGGCTCGCCGGTTCGTGCAAGGCCACCGCACCGCGGGGCACGAGCGGGAACTGCTCACCGAATACGAGCGGGTCGAACAACGACTCCGCCAGGTCACCGAGCAGCTCGCGACCGCCGAGGCCACCTGGCAGTGCGTGGACCGCATGTCCGACGACCACAGCCGGGCGCTGCACACCTATCAAGCGCACATCAACAAGATCGGGGCCGGCACCGGGAAGAAGACCAAAGAGTTCCGCAGGGCCGCACGCCGCGCCATGGACAAGGCGCAGGACGCGGTGCCCGCGTGGGTCGTGCCGCTGCCGAACCTGTTGGAGAACATCGAACCGGTCCGCGACCGGTTCGACGTGGTCATCGTCGACGAGGCCAGCCAGGTCGGCATCGAGCACCTGTACCTGCTGTGGATGGCACCCCGCGTGATCGTCGTCGGCGACGAGAAGCAGTGCACTCCCGGAACGGGACAGATGGGCAAGCTGGACCGCGTCTTCGCCGAAGCCGAAAGCCACCTCGCCGAGATCGACGAGGACGTGCGCCGGATCTTCACACCGAAATCGCACCTGTACGAGGTGTTGTCGTCCCGCTCCGGCAAGGACGGCCTGGTCCGCCTGCGAGAGCACTTCCGCTGCGTTCCGGAGATCATCACCTGGAGTTCGCGGCAGTTCTACCAGGACGGCAGCGGCGGTTCCGGCCTGGTCCCGCTGCGCGAACGCACCGGCGACCAGCTCGAACCGCTCAAGGTCACGATCGTCGAGGACGCGTTCACCGAAGGCCGCGAAGCCCGCCTGCGCAACGAGAAGGAAGCCGACGACATAGTCGAAGCACTGGCCAAATGCCTCAAAGATCCCGCCTACGACGGCATGAGCTTCGGAGTGGTCGTCCTGCGGGGCAGCGCCAAAGCCCACCTCCAGCTGCTCGAACTGCTGATCAGCCGCCGGATCTCCCCGGAGGACCGGCAGGAACGCAAGATCCGGGTGGGCACCGCCCCGGACTTCCAGGGCGACGAACGCGACGTGATCTTCCTGTCCCTGGTCGTCGCCCAGTCGCCGAAGCTGACCGGCGGCGAGTCCGTCCGGCAGTCGTTCAACGTGGCGGCCAGTCGCGCCAAGGACCAGATGTGGCTGTTCAGCTCGCTCCCGCTGGACCAGTTCAACCCGCAGGACCTGCGCGCGTCGCTGCTGGACTACATGCAGGACCCGCCGCCGGTGTTCGGGAACTCGCCCGAGCTGGGAAACGTCCCCGAGGACCAGCCCGCCGAGGGCTTCGATTCGCTCTTCGAGCAGCGGGTGTTCCGGGAGCTCAAACAACGCGGCTACCACGTGGTTCCGCAATATCCCGTCGGTTCTCGGCGACTCGACCTGGTCGTCGTCGGGGACGGCGGACGGATCGCCGTGGAGTGCGACGGTCACCACTGGCACGCCGGGCTCGACAACGAGCGCAACGACGCCCAGCGCGACCGCGAACTGGCACGCATGAAGTGGACGACCGTCCGGATCCGGGAGAGCGAGTTCGAGCTCTCCCGGCAACGGGAACTGGCCCCGCTGCTGGAAACCCTGCACAGCAAGAACATCCAGCCCGGATACCTCGGCGAACACACGCGCGAGACCGAGTGGGCGCCGGTGACCACTCCCGAATCCGATGAACTCGAGGAGCAGCAGTGA
- a CDS encoding serine/threonine-protein kinase — protein sequence MSAQDRLVAGRYRVESRLGSGAMGVVWKASDERLSRTVAVKELHLRQSLNDSDVQTAKRRAIREGRITARLMHRHAIAVYDVVEEDGRPCLIMEYLDSRSMEAVLAERGTMPVAEVAKLGADVASALAAAHDAGIVHRDVKPGNILVADDITKITDFGISRALGDASTTGVLAGTPAYLAPEVAQGGKADFHTDVYSLGSTLYAALEGHPPFGLGDNSIALLHRVAAGEFDVPQNAEALTPVLLRMLAAEPAQRPTMHEAQRALAAVSDGKELPESFTSVPVPAPAKPARPEVPPQPEPVRESSKNRGRYGLILVGALLVVGAGVTAALLTGNLTGDRSAAPPAPAQSGQPRPEPAPTPAPQSPEQPDPPQPQTPDQVVSEYYAAMPDDLDEAWHQLTPDYQTNHAGGYEAFSEFWEPVENVQASGVTTEGANSALATITYSFDDGRTVVEKTRYSLVRDGESWKIAATTVLSSNTR from the coding sequence ATGAGTGCTCAGGATCGACTGGTCGCCGGGCGGTATCGGGTGGAGTCGAGGCTGGGCAGTGGCGCGATGGGCGTGGTGTGGAAGGCCTCCGACGAGCGCCTCAGCCGCACCGTCGCGGTGAAGGAACTGCACTTGCGCCAATCGCTCAACGATTCCGATGTGCAGACGGCGAAACGGCGCGCGATTCGCGAAGGCAGGATCACCGCGCGGCTGATGCACCGGCACGCGATCGCCGTCTACGACGTGGTGGAAGAGGACGGCCGCCCCTGCCTGATCATGGAGTACCTGGATTCGCGGAGCATGGAGGCGGTGCTCGCCGAGCGCGGCACGATGCCGGTCGCCGAAGTCGCGAAGCTCGGCGCGGACGTGGCGTCCGCCTTGGCCGCCGCGCACGACGCGGGAATCGTGCACCGGGACGTGAAGCCGGGCAACATCCTCGTCGCCGACGACATCACCAAGATCACCGACTTCGGGATTTCCCGCGCGCTGGGCGATGCGAGCACCACGGGCGTGCTCGCGGGAACACCCGCGTACCTCGCTCCGGAGGTCGCGCAGGGTGGCAAGGCGGATTTCCACACCGACGTCTACTCGTTGGGTTCCACGCTCTACGCCGCCTTGGAGGGGCATCCGCCGTTCGGCCTGGGGGACAACTCGATCGCCCTGCTGCACCGGGTCGCGGCAGGTGAGTTCGACGTTCCGCAGAACGCGGAGGCGCTCACCCCGGTGCTGTTGCGCATGCTGGCGGCCGAACCAGCGCAGCGGCCCACGATGCACGAGGCGCAGCGCGCGTTGGCAGCGGTGAGCGACGGGAAGGAGCTGCCGGAGTCGTTCACTTCGGTTCCGGTCCCGGCGCCCGCGAAACCGGCCCGCCCGGAGGTTCCGCCGCAGCCGGAGCCGGTGCGGGAATCGTCGAAGAACCGCGGCCGGTACGGGCTGATCCTCGTGGGCGCGCTGCTGGTCGTCGGCGCAGGCGTCACCGCGGCCCTGCTGACGGGCAACCTCACCGGTGACCGTTCGGCGGCACCGCCGGCGCCCGCGCAATCCGGGCAGCCCCGGCCTGAGCCGGCCCCGACGCCCGCGCCGCAGTCTCCGGAGCAGCCGGATCCGCCGCAGCCGCAGACGCCGGACCAGGTGGTTTCGGAGTACTACGCGGCGATGCCCGACGATTTGGACGAGGCGTGGCACCAGCTCACCCCGGACTACCAGACCAACCACGCGGGCGGGTACGAGGCGTTCAGCGAGTTCTGGGAACCGGTGGAGAACGTGCAGGCCTCCGGTGTCACCACGGAGGGCGCGAACTCGGCGCTGGCCACGATCACCTACAGCTTCGACGATGGCCGCACCGTGGTTGAGAAGACCCGCTATTCGCTGGTGCGCGACGGCGAGAGCTGGAAGATCGCCGCGACCACCGTGCTCAGCAGTAACACCCGCTGA
- a CDS encoding maleylpyruvate isomerase N-terminal domain-containing protein encodes MDLFSRSWAALLAAVADLADADFARPSGCTGWLVRDLVCHLVIDAQDVLITLATPAEAEPTRNELTYWEVADAPPTGDDPLDALTVRLAAAYQEPWLLKFHLDDVGSAAGRAAGLADPAFRVGTRDEVLTAGDYLSAYVLEWTLHHLDLIAHLPGAPEPPADCLARSRAMLEEIAGIEFPESFSAREALLIGTGRRAPTEAEVAELGEPAAKLPLILG; translated from the coding sequence GTGGATCTCTTCTCTCGTTCGTGGGCGGCGTTGCTGGCGGCGGTCGCCGACCTCGCGGACGCGGACTTCGCGCGGCCGTCCGGCTGCACCGGGTGGCTCGTGCGGGACCTGGTGTGCCACCTGGTCATCGACGCTCAGGACGTCCTGATCACCCTCGCGACGCCGGCCGAAGCGGAACCGACCCGGAACGAGCTCACCTACTGGGAGGTCGCCGACGCCCCGCCGACCGGCGACGACCCGTTGGACGCGTTGACCGTCCGGCTCGCCGCCGCGTACCAGGAACCGTGGCTGTTGAAATTCCACCTCGACGACGTCGGCTCCGCCGCCGGTCGTGCCGCCGGACTCGCTGATCCCGCGTTCCGCGTCGGCACCCGCGACGAGGTCCTCACCGCAGGCGACTACCTCTCCGCATACGTCCTGGAATGGACGTTGCACCACCTCGACCTGATCGCGCACCTGCCCGGCGCGCCGGAACCGCCGGCCGACTGCCTCGCCCGGTCCCGCGCGATGCTGGAGGAGATCGCCGGAATCGAGTTCCCCGAATCGTTCTCCGCCCGGGAAGCATTGCTCATCGGCACCGGCCGACGCGCCCCCACCGAAGCGGAAGTAGCCGAACTTGGTGAACCCGCGGCGAAACTCCCGCTCATCCTCGGGTGA
- a CDS encoding DUF3558 family protein, with amino-acid sequence MTRRSRSLISAIAGTALLSLSACALNATTPSTDQETPPTQGSGSGLVGFDPCAFFTPEDLSAAGVSGQGEPVEQLESEPGCSYEGEKVLLTLYKNQQQTTDSYETSGSWDSYEKFDINGRTAARGISAGSTGQGICNVVVDSGGGVAIISISGILLDDVPEPCQAAEDIARQVEPRLPR; translated from the coding sequence GTGACCCGACGTTCCCGTTCGTTGATTTCGGCAATCGCGGGTACGGCGCTGTTAAGCCTGTCCGCCTGCGCGTTGAACGCAACCACTCCCAGCACAGATCAGGAAACACCGCCCACGCAGGGCAGCGGATCTGGCCTGGTCGGCTTCGATCCGTGCGCGTTCTTCACACCGGAAGACCTGAGCGCGGCTGGTGTCAGCGGGCAAGGTGAACCTGTCGAGCAGCTGGAGTCCGAACCCGGTTGTTCCTACGAAGGCGAGAAAGTACTACTCACCCTGTACAAGAACCAGCAGCAAACTACTGATAGCTACGAGACCAGTGGCAGCTGGGACAGCTACGAAAAGTTCGACATCAACGGGCGAACCGCTGCCCGCGGCATCTCCGCTGGATCAACTGGTCAGGGCATCTGCAACGTCGTCGTCGACTCTGGCGGAGGCGTCGCGATCATCTCGATCAGCGGGATTTTGCTCGACGACGTACCAGAGCCGTGTCAGGCGGCGGAAGACATCGCGCGGCAGGTCGAACCGAGGCTTCCTCGATGA
- a CDS encoding AAA family ATPase: MAPEDFGAGVVLITGIQAAGKSTVAQLLAERLPNSVHLRGDVFRTMIVNGREDMTPDATDEATRQLRLRHHLTAQSCDQYTAAGFTVIAQDVVLGEHLTELAGTIKSRPLLLVVLAPQPEEIGTREAGRGKVAYDEWSVRALDEVLHRDTPRLGLWLDTTGQTPEQTVEEILRRAPGEAAVS, from the coding sequence ATGGCGCCTGAGGACTTCGGCGCCGGGGTCGTCCTGATCACCGGCATCCAAGCGGCCGGCAAGTCGACCGTGGCGCAGCTGCTGGCCGAACGACTCCCGAACTCGGTGCACCTGCGCGGCGACGTGTTCCGAACCATGATCGTCAACGGCCGGGAGGACATGACCCCCGACGCCACCGACGAGGCGACCCGGCAGCTCAGGCTCCGCCACCACCTGACCGCGCAGAGCTGCGACCAGTACACCGCCGCCGGATTCACCGTGATCGCCCAGGACGTGGTGCTCGGCGAACACCTCACCGAGCTCGCGGGCACGATCAAGAGCAGGCCGCTGCTGCTCGTGGTGCTCGCACCGCAGCCGGAGGAGATAGGCACGCGGGAAGCGGGACGGGGAAAGGTCGCCTACGACGAGTGGTCCGTGCGGGCGCTCGACGAAGTGCTGCACCGCGACACGCCCCGACTAGGCCTCTGGCTGGACACCACCGGGCAGACCCCGGAGCAGACGGTGGAGGAAATCCTCCGCCGCGCCCCGGGCGAAGCCGCGGTGTCCTAA
- a CDS encoding CdaR family transcriptional regulator, whose translation MVKLDRLINVLGGYGARLCTAPRGRDVELRGVALHDRAGAEEVLLAVGIESIGDVLAETLAAVVLLRDVTEQELAVARERGVAVVRIDPDVSWGQLAAVVYGLVLEGRETEAGRGPTDLFALADALAASIGGPVTIEDQHSGVLAYSSRQESADRARLATILGRRVPADIRAELSARGVYAHLASSDEPFFAEPMPDQDFHGRALIAVRAGRELLGSIWVEVPEPLNAERSASLSAGARTASLHLLRARASADLERQIESDLVIGLLEGQADAPAVLSRLGLRGNGFRVVAMQAEEAQDAAVLIAFERATAGFGWARPGRSALFANTVYTVLPDGDSGERWFRGLLRNMPTDVRLRAGVGGVAEPLELPQSRQEADECLAVEGDRELVVYEQAWHEILLRRVRNAASSGRIPSRGPVWELRRQDQQHGTRYAATLREWLRCQGDPGAAADRLGVHANTVRYRMRKMAEVTRLDLDDPDERLALIIALLID comes from the coding sequence ATGGTCAAACTCGATCGGCTGATCAACGTCCTCGGCGGCTACGGCGCGCGGTTGTGCACCGCGCCGCGTGGGCGGGACGTGGAGCTGCGGGGCGTGGCGCTGCACGATCGGGCGGGTGCCGAGGAGGTGCTGCTGGCCGTCGGCATCGAGTCCATCGGTGACGTGCTCGCCGAGACCCTGGCCGCCGTCGTGCTCCTGCGCGATGTGACCGAGCAGGAGCTCGCCGTGGCCCGCGAGCGCGGTGTCGCGGTGGTGCGGATCGACCCGGACGTGTCCTGGGGGCAGCTCGCCGCCGTGGTGTACGGGCTGGTGCTGGAGGGGCGGGAGACGGAGGCGGGGCGCGGGCCGACCGACCTGTTCGCGCTGGCCGACGCGTTGGCGGCCTCCATCGGCGGCCCGGTGACGATCGAGGATCAGCATTCCGGCGTGCTGGCGTATTCGAGCAGGCAGGAGTCCGCGGACCGCGCCCGGCTCGCCACGATCCTGGGCAGACGGGTGCCCGCCGACATCCGCGCCGAGCTCAGCGCACGCGGTGTGTACGCGCACTTGGCGTCCTCCGACGAACCGTTCTTCGCCGAGCCGATGCCCGATCAGGACTTCCACGGCCGCGCGCTCATCGCGGTCCGCGCGGGCCGGGAACTGCTCGGTTCGATCTGGGTGGAGGTGCCGGAGCCGCTGAACGCCGAGCGTTCGGCCTCGTTGAGCGCCGGTGCGCGCACGGCTTCGCTGCACCTGCTGCGGGCGCGGGCCAGCGCCGATCTGGAGCGCCAGATCGAGTCGGACCTGGTGATCGGCCTGCTGGAGGGGCAGGCCGATGCTCCTGCGGTTTTGAGCAGGCTCGGCTTGCGCGGCAACGGTTTCCGGGTGGTCGCGATGCAGGCCGAGGAGGCTCAGGACGCCGCCGTGCTGATCGCGTTCGAGCGCGCCACGGCCGGTTTCGGCTGGGCACGGCCGGGGCGCAGTGCCCTGTTCGCGAACACCGTCTACACGGTGCTGCCCGATGGCGATTCGGGTGAGCGCTGGTTCCGGGGTCTGCTGCGGAACATGCCGACCGACGTGCGGCTGCGTGCGGGCGTGGGAGGTGTGGCGGAGCCGTTGGAACTTCCGCAGAGCAGGCAGGAAGCCGACGAGTGCCTCGCGGTGGAGGGTGACCGCGAGCTCGTCGTGTACGAGCAGGCGTGGCACGAGATCTTGCTGCGCCGAGTCCGCAACGCGGCTTCCAGCGGCCGAATCCCATCGCGCGGGCCGGTGTGGGAGCTGCGCCGCCAAGACCAGCAGCACGGCACCCGCTACGCCGCTACGCTGCGGGAATGGCTGCGCTGCCAAGGAGACCCCGGCGCGGCGGCGGACCGGCTGGGCGTGCACGCGAACACCGTGCGATACCGGATGCGCAAAATGGCCGAGGTGACCCGCCTCGACCTGGACGATCCGGACGAACGACTCGCGTTGATCATCGCCCTGCTCATCGACTAG
- a CDS encoding FAD-binding oxidoreductase, translating into MAGNDQTPRHVVIAGAGAVGLSTAWFLQEHGVQVTVVDRDGVAAGSSWGNAGYLAPAFSIPLPEPSVLRYGLRSLLDRNAPLYVPARVDPQLWAFLTRFAAHCNMRSWRRSMQPFVPMNNECLGAFDALTAGGVEAPTKPAPITAGFEKAEQVADLRREFDLIRESGQDVRVVDSSVAEAQVPQLSSRIEAVLRIEGQRYVDPGEFVRSLARSVEARGGEIRSGFPVDEITREQGRTVVRSGEERLTADSVVLATGAWLSSLAKPLGVRTAVRAGRGYSFTVPTEEPVPGPIYLPAVRVACTPYQGGLRVAGTMEFRSPDAKLYPERIAAIERSAKPLLRGVSWEDRRDDWVGGRPVTPDGLPVIGATDMPGAYIAGGHGMWGLTLGPITGQLLSEQIVTGKQPDQLRPFNPLR; encoded by the coding sequence ATGGCCGGCAACGACCAGACCCCGCGGCACGTGGTGATCGCCGGGGCGGGCGCCGTCGGGTTGTCCACGGCGTGGTTCCTGCAGGAGCACGGCGTGCAGGTCACCGTCGTCGACCGCGACGGCGTGGCCGCCGGTTCGTCCTGGGGCAACGCGGGCTACCTGGCTCCCGCGTTCTCCATTCCGCTGCCGGAGCCGAGCGTGCTGCGCTACGGCCTCCGGTCGCTGCTGGACCGCAACGCCCCGCTGTACGTCCCCGCGCGGGTGGATCCGCAGCTGTGGGCGTTCCTGACCCGGTTCGCCGCGCACTGCAACATGCGTTCGTGGCGCCGTTCGATGCAGCCGTTCGTGCCGATGAACAACGAGTGCCTCGGTGCGTTCGACGCGCTCACCGCAGGTGGCGTGGAGGCGCCGACCAAGCCGGCCCCGATCACGGCAGGGTTCGAGAAGGCCGAGCAGGTCGCCGACCTGCGCCGCGAGTTCGACTTGATCCGCGAGTCCGGGCAGGACGTGCGGGTCGTCGACTCCTCGGTCGCCGAGGCCCAGGTTCCGCAGCTGTCCTCCCGAATCGAGGCGGTGCTGCGGATCGAAGGCCAGCGCTACGTCGATCCCGGCGAGTTCGTCCGCTCATTGGCGCGCTCTGTCGAGGCGCGCGGCGGCGAAATCCGCAGCGGCTTCCCCGTCGACGAGATCACCCGCGAACAGGGCCGCACCGTCGTGCGCTCCGGCGAGGAACGCCTGACGGCCGACTCGGTCGTGCTCGCCACCGGCGCGTGGCTGAGTTCGCTCGCCAAGCCGCTCGGCGTGCGCACCGCCGTGCGCGCGGGCCGCGGTTACTCGTTCACCGTCCCCACCGAGGAGCCGGTGCCCGGCCCGATCTACCTGCCTGCCGTGCGAGTCGCCTGCACCCCGTACCAGGGCGGCCTGCGTGTGGCCGGAACGATGGAGTTCCGCTCCCCGGACGCGAAGCTCTACCCCGAGCGCATCGCCGCGATCGAGCGTTCCGCGAAACCGTTGCTGCGCGGCGTTTCCTGGGAGGACCGCCGGGACGACTGGGTCGGCGGCCGCCCCGTCACCCCCGACGGTCTGCCCGTGATCGGAGCCACCGACATGCCCGGTGCCTACATCGCCGGCGGGCACGGCATGTGGGGCCTGACCCTCGGCCCGATCACCGGACAGCTGCTGTCGGAGCAGATCGTCACCGGGAAGCAGCCCGACCAACTCCGCCCGTTCAACCCCCTCCGCTGA
- a CDS encoding DUF3558 domain-containing protein, whose product MSKLVRSLVVVASSAVLVGLSGCALGDGGAGGTEPTTSEPAGASLEGFDPCTFFSPDVLTGLGLSPQSEPFTQVSFEPGCRWTGEKMSLTLHKNVDETVDSYETGGNWEKYEKRSIAGRSAAIANVPGSGTTGGCDVLVDAGGGVAIYGISGKMADSIEACPELEKIVGQTASGLPE is encoded by the coding sequence GTGAGTAAGCTTGTCCGGTCGCTGGTCGTTGTGGCCAGCAGTGCGGTTCTCGTTGGACTGTCTGGGTGCGCCTTGGGTGATGGCGGCGCGGGTGGTACCGAGCCGACGACCTCAGAACCTGCTGGGGCTTCGTTAGAGGGCTTTGATCCCTGCACGTTCTTCTCCCCGGATGTCTTGACCGGGTTGGGGCTGTCGCCTCAAAGCGAGCCGTTCACGCAGGTCAGCTTTGAGCCTGGCTGTCGCTGGACTGGCGAAAAGATGTCGCTCACGCTCCACAAGAACGTCGATGAGACCGTCGACTCCTACGAAACCGGTGGCAACTGGGAGAAGTACGAGAAGCGGTCCATCGCCGGACGGTCTGCCGCAATCGCGAACGTTCCAGGCTCAGGGACCACCGGGGGCTGTGACGTCCTGGTCGATGCAGGTGGTGGCGTGGCCATCTACGGGATCTCCGGGAAGATGGCCGACTCGATCGAGGCATGCCCCGAGCTGGAGAAGATCGTCGGCCAGACGGCTTCGGGCTTGCCGGAGTGA
- a CDS encoding LppA family lipoprotein, whose translation MDEQETELVRRPSIEEVHLRYSDMDARLKQQLSANFPWMHWERVQDVNRAACADFDAFKNVAESWTLGIWGTEGNMPDADWARAQQIFADVTGEFGFTPPRTIVDRSGNHRVTTADQYGATYNFGSGKRTSFSGETGCHLPQTEQDKQAPPPQ comes from the coding sequence ATGGACGAACAAGAGACCGAACTGGTGCGACGGCCCAGCATTGAAGAGGTGCACCTGCGGTACTCGGACATGGACGCCCGGCTCAAGCAACAGTTAAGCGCGAACTTCCCCTGGATGCACTGGGAGAGAGTCCAAGATGTCAATCGAGCAGCATGCGCAGACTTTGACGCGTTCAAGAACGTCGCCGAATCCTGGACCCTCGGCATCTGGGGAACCGAAGGCAACATGCCCGACGCGGACTGGGCACGAGCCCAGCAGATCTTCGCGGACGTGACCGGCGAATTCGGATTCACACCACCAAGAACCATCGTCGACCGCTCCGGCAATCACAGAGTGACCACCGCCGACCAGTACGGGGCGACCTACAACTTCGGTTCAGGCAAGCGAACTTCATTCTCCGGAGAAACGGGCTGCCATCTCCCCCAGACCGAGCAGGACAAGCAGGCACCGCCGCCTCAGTAA